A region of Neovison vison isolate M4711 chromosome 7, ASM_NN_V1, whole genome shotgun sequence DNA encodes the following proteins:
- the LOC122913839 gene encoding interferon lambda-1-like, which produces MTMAMVWVLLLVTAGLSMATAGPVPTSKPTTTWKGCDIGRFKSLSPRELEAFKMAKDALENSLKNWSCSSRLFPRNRDLRQLQVWERPVALEAELTLTLKVLETMADRSQGGILDQPLHTLRHIHSELQACVKAQSTVGPHPQGRLHHWLHRLHEASKKESQGCLEASVLFNLFRLLKKDLECVASGDLCV; this is translated from the exons ATGACCATGGCCATGGTGTGGGTCCTGCTGCTGGTAACTGCAGGGCTGAGCATGGCCACAGCCGGCCCCGTCCCCACTTCTAAGCCCACCACAACCTGGAAGGGCTGTGACATTGGCAGGTTCAAATCTCTGTCACCACGGGAGCTGGAGGCCTTCAAGATGGCCAAGGATGCCTTG GAAAATTCACTAAAAAACTGGAGTTGCAGCTCCCGCCTCTTCCCTAGAAACCGGGACCTGAGACAGCTGCAG GTGTGGGAGCGCCCCGTGGCCTTGGAGGCTGAgctgaccttgaccctaaaggTCCTGGAGACCATGGCTGATAGGTCCCAGGGGGGCATCCTGGACCAGCCCCTTCACACTCTGCGCCACATCCACTCTGAGCTCCAGGCCTGT GTCAAGGCTCAGTCCACAGTAGGCCCCCATCCCCAGGGCCGCCTCCACCACTGGCTGCACCGGCTTCATGAGGCCTCAAAGAAG GAGTCACAAGGCTGTCTCGAGGCCTCTGTCCTGTTCAACCTCTTCCGCCTCCTCAAAAAGGACCTGGAATGTGTCGCCAGTGGAGACCTGTGTGTCTGA
- the LRFN1 gene encoding leucine-rich repeat and fibronectin type III domain-containing protein 1 isoform X1: MAPGPFTSGLLSPPPAALPFLLLLWAGASRGQPCPGRCICQNVAPTLTMLCAKTGLLFVPPAIDRRVVELRLTDNFIAAVRRRDFANMTSLVHLTLSRNTIGQVAAGAFADLRALRALHLDSNRLAEVRGDQLRGLGNLRHLILGNNQIRRVESAAFDAFLSTVEDLDLSYNNLEALPWEAVGQMVNLNTLTLDHNLIDHIAEGTFVQLHKLVRLDMTSNRLHKLPPDGLFLRSQGPGPKPPTPLTVSFGGNPLHCNCELLWLRRLTREDDLETCATPEHLTDRYFWSIPEEEFLCEPPLITRQAGGRALVVEGQAVSLRCRAVGDPEPVVHWVAPDGRLLGNSSRTRVRGDGTLDVTITTLRDSGTFTCIASNAAGEATAPVEVCVVPLPLMAPPPAAPPPLTEPGSSDIATPGRPGANESAAERRLVAAELTSNSVLIRWPAQRPVPGIRMYQVQYNSSVDDSLVYRMIPSTSQTFLVNDLAAGRAYDLCVLAVYDDGATALPATRVVGCVQFTTAGDPAPCRPLRAHFLGGTMIIAIGGVIVASVLVFIVLLMIRYKVYGDGDGRRVKGTSRSPPRVSHVCSQTNGAGASQAAPPPAQDRYEALREVASPAAAAVAVEAKATAAETATAEPETVLGRSLGGSATSLCLLPSEETSGEESRAAAGPRRSRSGALGPPVSAPPTLALVPGGALARPRPQQRYSFDGDYGALFQSHSYPRRARRTKRHRSTPHLDGAGGGAAGEDGDLGLGSARARLAFTSTEWMLESTV; this comes from the exons ATGGCTCCGGGCCCCTTCACCTCGGGGCTCCTATCGCCGCCGCCTGCCGCCCTGCCCTTTCTGCTGCTGCTCTGGGCTGGGGCATCCCGTGGTCAGCCCTGCCCCGGCCGCTGCATCTGCCAGAACGTGGCGCCCACGCTGACCATGCTGTGCGCCAAGACTGGCCTGCTCTTCGTGCCGCCGGCCATCGACCGGCGCGTGGTGGAGCTGCGGCTCACCGACAACTTCATTGCGGCTGTCCGCCGCAGGGACTTCGCCAACATGACCAGCCTGGTGCACCTCACCCTGTCCCGCAACACCATCGGCCAAGTGGCCGCTGGCGCCTTCGCCGACCTCCGTGCCCTCCGCGCCCTGCACCTGGACAGCAACCGCCTGGCCGAGGTGCGCGGGGACCAGCTCCGCGGCCTGGGCAACCTCCGCCACCTGATCCTTGGCAACAACCAGATCCGCCGGGTGGAGTCCGCCGCCTTTGATGCCTTCCTCTCCACCGTGGAGGACCTGGATCTGTCCTACAACAACCTCGAGGCCCTGCCGTGGGAGGCTGTGGGCCAGATGGTGAACCTGAACACCCTCACGCTGGACCACAATCTCATCGACCACATCGCTGAAGGGACCTTCGTGCAGCTGCACAAACTGGTTCGCCTGGACATGACCTCCAACCGCCTCCATAAACTGCCCCCCGATGGCCTCTTCCTGCGGTCCCAGGGTCCGGGGCCGAAGCCACCCACGCCGCTCACGGTCAGCTTTGGCGGCAACCCACTGCACTGCAACTGCGAGCTGCTCTGGCTGCGGCGGCTAACCCGGGAAGACGACCTGGAGACATGCGCCACCCCTGAGCACCTCACCGACCGCTACTTCTGGTCCATCCCAGAGGAGGAGTTCCTGTGCGAACCGCCGCTCATCACGCGGCAGGCGGGGGGCCGGGCCCTGGTAGTGGAGGGCCAGGCGGTCAGCCTGCGGTGCCGCGCTGTGGGGGACCCCGAACCTGTGGTGCACTGGGTCGCCCCCGACGGTCGGCTGCTGGGGAACTCAAGCCGGACCCGGGTGCGGGGGGACGGGACGCTGGATGTAACCATCACCACCTTACGGGACAGTGGCACCTTCACCTGCATCGCCTCCAATGCCGCCGGGGAAGCCACGGCACCTGTGGAGGTGTGCGTGGTGCCCCTGCCTCTGATGGCGCCCCCGCCGGCCGCCCCGCCACCTCTCACTGAGCCTGGCTCCTCCGACATAGCGACACCCGGCCGCCCTGGTGCCAATGAGTCAGCTGCTGAGCGCCGGCTGGTGGCGGCTGAGCTGACCTCGAACTCGGTGCTCATCCGCTGGCCCGCCCAGAGGCCTGTACCCGGAATCCGCATGTACCAGGTCCAGTACAACAGCTCTGTGGATGACTCCCTCGTCTACAG GATGATCCCATCCACCAGCCAGACCTTCCTGGTGAATGATCTGGCAGCGGGTCGCGCCTATGACCTGTGCGTGCTGGCTGTCTACGACGATGGGGCCACAGCACTGCCGGCCACTAGAGTGGTGGGCTGCGTGCAGTTTACCACCGCTGGGGATCCTGCACCCTGCCGCCCACTGAGGGCCCATTTCTTGGGCGGTACCATGATCATCGCCATCGGGGGCGTCATCGTCGCATCGGTCCTCGTCTTCATCGTTCTGCTCATGATCCGCTATAAGGTCTATGGCGACGGGGACGGCCGCCGTGTCAAGGGTACCTCCAGGTCGCCGCCGCGGGTCAGCCACGTTTGCTCGCAGACCAATGGCGCAGGTGCATCGCAGGCCGCGCCCCCGCCGGCGCAAGACCGTTATGAGGCGCTGCGCGAGGTGGCGTCCCCAGCTGCTGCCGCAGTGGCGGTCGAGGCCAAGGCCACCGCAGCTGAGACGGCTACCGCGGAGCCAGAGACCGTCCTTGGACGCTCCCTGGGCGGCTCGGCCACCTCGCTGTGCCTACTGCCGTCTGAGGAAACCTCTGGGGAGGAGTCTCGGGCAGCGGCGGGCCCTCGGAGGAGCCGTTCCGGGGCCCTGGGGCCGCCGGTTTCGGCGCCTCCCACTCTAGCTCTGGTTCCTGGGGGTGCCCTGGCTCGGCCGAGGCCGCAGCAGCGCTATTCGTTCGACGGGGACTACGGGGCGCTCTTCCAGAGCCACAGTTACCCGCGCCGCGCCCGGCGGACAAAGCGCCACCGGTCCACGCCACACCTGGACGGGGCCGGAGGGGGCGCGGCCGGGGAGGACGGAGACCTGGGGCTGGGCTCCGCCAGGGCACGCCTGGCCTTTACCAGCACTGAGTGGATGCTGGAGAGTACCGTGTGA
- the LRFN1 gene encoding leucine-rich repeat and fibronectin type III domain-containing protein 1 isoform X2, producing MAPGPFTSGLLSPPPAALPFLLLLWAGASRGQPCPGRCICQNVAPTLTMLCAKTGLLFVPPAIDRRVVELRLTDNFIAAVRRRDFANMTSLVHLTLSRNTIGQVAAGAFADLRALRALHLDSNRLAEVRGDQLRGLGNLRHLILGNNQIRRVESAAFDAFLSTVEDLDLSYNNLEALPWEAVGQMVNLNTLTLDHNLIDHIAEGTFVQLHKLVRLDMTSNRLHKLPPDGLFLRSQGPGPKPPTPLTVSFGGNPLHCNCELLWLRRLTREDDLETCATPEHLTDRYFWSIPEEEFLCEPPLITRQAGGRALVVEGQAVSLRCRAVGDPEPVVHWVAPDGRLLGNSSRTRVRGDGTLDVTITTLRDSGTFTCIASNAAGEATAPVEVCVVPLPLMAPPPAAPPPLTEPGSSDIATPGRPGANESAAERRLVAAELTSNSVLIRWPAQRPVPGIRMYQVQYNSSVDDSLVYRHLVNLR from the exons ATGGCTCCGGGCCCCTTCACCTCGGGGCTCCTATCGCCGCCGCCTGCCGCCCTGCCCTTTCTGCTGCTGCTCTGGGCTGGGGCATCCCGTGGTCAGCCCTGCCCCGGCCGCTGCATCTGCCAGAACGTGGCGCCCACGCTGACCATGCTGTGCGCCAAGACTGGCCTGCTCTTCGTGCCGCCGGCCATCGACCGGCGCGTGGTGGAGCTGCGGCTCACCGACAACTTCATTGCGGCTGTCCGCCGCAGGGACTTCGCCAACATGACCAGCCTGGTGCACCTCACCCTGTCCCGCAACACCATCGGCCAAGTGGCCGCTGGCGCCTTCGCCGACCTCCGTGCCCTCCGCGCCCTGCACCTGGACAGCAACCGCCTGGCCGAGGTGCGCGGGGACCAGCTCCGCGGCCTGGGCAACCTCCGCCACCTGATCCTTGGCAACAACCAGATCCGCCGGGTGGAGTCCGCCGCCTTTGATGCCTTCCTCTCCACCGTGGAGGACCTGGATCTGTCCTACAACAACCTCGAGGCCCTGCCGTGGGAGGCTGTGGGCCAGATGGTGAACCTGAACACCCTCACGCTGGACCACAATCTCATCGACCACATCGCTGAAGGGACCTTCGTGCAGCTGCACAAACTGGTTCGCCTGGACATGACCTCCAACCGCCTCCATAAACTGCCCCCCGATGGCCTCTTCCTGCGGTCCCAGGGTCCGGGGCCGAAGCCACCCACGCCGCTCACGGTCAGCTTTGGCGGCAACCCACTGCACTGCAACTGCGAGCTGCTCTGGCTGCGGCGGCTAACCCGGGAAGACGACCTGGAGACATGCGCCACCCCTGAGCACCTCACCGACCGCTACTTCTGGTCCATCCCAGAGGAGGAGTTCCTGTGCGAACCGCCGCTCATCACGCGGCAGGCGGGGGGCCGGGCCCTGGTAGTGGAGGGCCAGGCGGTCAGCCTGCGGTGCCGCGCTGTGGGGGACCCCGAACCTGTGGTGCACTGGGTCGCCCCCGACGGTCGGCTGCTGGGGAACTCAAGCCGGACCCGGGTGCGGGGGGACGGGACGCTGGATGTAACCATCACCACCTTACGGGACAGTGGCACCTTCACCTGCATCGCCTCCAATGCCGCCGGGGAAGCCACGGCACCTGTGGAGGTGTGCGTGGTGCCCCTGCCTCTGATGGCGCCCCCGCCGGCCGCCCCGCCACCTCTCACTGAGCCTGGCTCCTCCGACATAGCGACACCCGGCCGCCCTGGTGCCAATGAGTCAGCTGCTGAGCGCCGGCTGGTGGCGGCTGAGCTGACCTCGAACTCGGTGCTCATCCGCTGGCCCGCCCAGAGGCCTGTACCCGGAATCCGCATGTACCAGGTCCAGTACAACAGCTCTGTGGATGACTCCCTCGTCTACAG gcatttaGTAAATCTTCGTTGA